From one Planktothrix agardhii NIES-204 genomic stretch:
- a CDS encoding putative serine/threonine kinase, translated as MTLPKFKPKVPRRSVEEFKRQGMWTITGRLSYLTYGLRYGLYYLIPPSLRWFFPLIQEDVRDLFRPETEEETAAEEIPPSVEIEEEFLSGGLSLYEKYRCPFNNPLNCQEPRAAIADNPELKSCPQCGFPTPLPSLGEIQGKRGRYRIERFINSRGQKRIYTGIQLLEEQPVMIQEYLLPKRYFNEKEAIQTQIAFENISGISLADGRIQTGRITEVIEAISDRNDRERCYLVTTINDGITARIYLTRKGAMYPRQMRYFTNQALQSLEYLHGQKFRLPNGQIQASFVHGNLSLDSVFISPQEQLYFHDPQFRVYLGDLALWERLFDPPPSVRLIPTVAQDLKALGYVCFYLLAGGERDYNDRFFDPRLSQDWGKTDIALKLFLLRLLELDIPFSSATEARRALLNLPEENLLDEIYRDSLPTEETRKRQKKWWWWLLLFFLVGLLVSGLAWWLWRRPVAMAKNNTPTCCISDVAGVPTGEFTYSGEENGIWNYVWRQPNLIKKDQTLEAEFAQRRPQLQLEYLPQPTGEKAIAEVQLGNVDFAISSLTTNLSNDLKARTFAYDGLTVYVPFSYEQRELSLPKYLNGQISIQQLQQLYTGRITNWQQLGGPDLPVRLYIPKSQEAIRLFEDRVLQEAELIAQFRKMVERGDRTSRSGNSEGNMPKIVQMSTIPALRTVLQEFENEQIGAIGFGAISQVFGQCSVYPLAIGDRNNNFIQPLIQENQQPIDPTTDLCGQKGSYYPDYQAFQTGNYPLAYPLAVIFRRDNRREAIGDRFAEILNTQESQELLSKTGITPIFNP; from the coding sequence GTGACCTTACCTAAATTTAAACCAAAAGTTCCCCGCCGTAGCGTCGAAGAATTCAAAAGACAAGGAATGTGGACAATCACTGGCAGATTGAGCTATTTAACCTACGGATTGCGCTACGGACTTTATTATCTAATACCTCCTTCCCTGCGCTGGTTCTTCCCCTTAATTCAAGAAGATGTTAGGGACTTATTTAGACCGGAAACCGAAGAAGAAACCGCCGCCGAAGAAATTCCGCCATCCGTTGAAATAGAGGAAGAATTTCTATCGGGTGGTTTATCGCTTTATGAAAAATATCGCTGTCCGTTTAACAACCCTTTAAACTGTCAAGAACCTCGTGCAGCGATCGCAGATAATCCTGAACTAAAATCCTGCCCCCAATGTGGATTTCCCACCCCCTTACCCTCTCTAGGAGAAATCCAAGGAAAACGGGGACGTTATCGAATTGAACGCTTTATTAATAGTCGAGGTCAGAAGCGAATTTATACCGGGATTCAGTTACTAGAAGAACAACCCGTTATGATTCAAGAATATTTACTCCCCAAACGTTATTTTAACGAAAAAGAAGCAATTCAAACCCAAATTGCCTTTGAAAATATTAGTGGTATATCCTTAGCTGATGGTAGAATCCAAACCGGGCGGATTACAGAAGTTATAGAAGCGATTAGCGATCGCAATGATCGGGAACGATGCTATCTAGTTACTACTATTAATGATGGCATTACCGCCCGAATCTATTTAACTCGAAAAGGAGCGATGTACCCTCGTCAAATGCGTTACTTTACAAATCAAGCACTGCAAAGTTTAGAATACCTTCATGGCCAAAAATTCCGCTTACCAAACGGCCAAATTCAAGCCAGTTTTGTTCATGGCAATTTGAGCCTTGATAGTGTGTTTATTTCACCTCAAGAACAACTTTATTTTCACGATCCCCAATTTCGCGTTTATTTAGGGGATTTAGCCCTTTGGGAGAGGTTATTTGATCCACCCCCATCCGTGCGTTTAATTCCCACCGTCGCCCAAGATTTAAAAGCATTAGGTTATGTCTGTTTTTACCTGTTAGCAGGAGGTGAACGAGATTATAATGATCGCTTTTTTGACCCTAGATTAAGTCAAGATTGGGGTAAAACCGATATCGCCCTGAAGTTGTTTCTATTGCGTTTATTAGAACTCGATATCCCCTTTAGTAGTGCTACAGAAGCCCGTCGCGCCCTGTTAAACTTACCCGAAGAAAACCTCCTAGACGAGATTTATAGGGATTCTCTTCCGACCGAGGAGACCCGTAAACGCCAGAAAAAATGGTGGTGGTGGCTGTTGCTATTTTTCCTTGTAGGTTTGTTGGTAAGTGGGTTAGCCTGGTGGCTATGGCGGCGACCCGTGGCAATGGCTAAGAATAATACTCCGACTTGCTGTATTAGTGATGTGGCGGGAGTTCCAACCGGGGAATTTACCTATAGTGGGGAGGAGAATGGGATTTGGAATTATGTGTGGCGACAACCGAATTTGATCAAAAAAGATCAGACCTTAGAAGCCGAATTTGCCCAACGACGCCCTCAACTTCAGTTAGAATATCTGCCCCAACCTACAGGGGAAAAAGCGATCGCCGAAGTTCAATTAGGAAATGTTGATTTTGCCATTAGCAGTCTGACAACCAATCTTAGCAACGACCTCAAGGCGCGAACTTTTGCTTATGACGGTTTGACCGTTTACGTTCCCTTTAGTTATGAGCAACGGGAATTGTCTCTCCCCAAATATCTTAACGGCCAAATTAGCATTCAACAATTGCAACAACTCTACACCGGACGCATTACCAACTGGCAACAGTTAGGGGGGCCAGACTTACCCGTGCGACTGTATATTCCTAAGAGTCAGGAAGCGATTCGTCTTTTTGAGGATCGTGTCCTTCAAGAAGCCGAATTAATTGCACAATTTAGGAAAATGGTAGAAAGAGGCGATCGCACCTCTCGATCAGGGAATTCTGAGGGGAATATGCCTAAAATCGTACAAATGTCAACTATTCCGGCGTTGCGGACTGTTTTGCAAGAGTTTGAAAACGAACAAATAGGGGCGATCGGATTTGGGGCGATCTCTCAAGTATTTGGCCAGTGTTCAGTGTATCCTTTAGCCATCGGCGATCGCAATAACAACTTCATTCAACCCCTGATCCAAGAAAATCAGCAACCCATTGATCCGACTACGGATTTGTGCGGTCAAAAAGGCAGTTATTACCCAGATTACCAAGCCTTTCAGACAGGTAATTATCCCCTAGCCTATCCCCTAGCCGTTATTTTCAGGCGCGATAACCGTCGAGAGGCCATCGGTGATCGATTTGCCGAAATCTTAAACACCCAAGAAAGTCAGGAATTACTCAGTAAAACAGGTATTACACCTATTTTTAATCCATGA